In Glycine max cultivar Williams 82 chromosome 4, Glycine_max_v4.0, whole genome shotgun sequence, the genomic stretch TTGTAACACAGTAACACAGATCATCCCTGGTTCCGCAGGTTGTGCTTGTGATGTGAGAGCTTTGCTGCTAACTTAGGGAATAATTTTGCTTTTGTGGCTGAATTGATGGGTGCAATTTTGGCCATTGAGTTGGCTGCTGAGAAGAATTGGACAAAGTTATAACTTGAATGTGACTCTTTACCGGTAGTTCAGGCGTTTAACGATTGGAATTTAGTCACTTGGAACCTAAGAAATAGATGGACTAATTGTATAGAAATTGTAAAAAGAATGCCTTTCTTAGTTGGCCACATTTACATAAAAGACAACTCGTGTGCAGATTTGTCAGCCTCTCATGCTAATTTGATTACaggtttttttttggggggatgCAATCCCTCATTTTGTTTTAGCCGAGTTCTATAGAAATAAAATTGGTCTTCCAAACTATAGAGGTTCAAGTAGTTTGCTTTCATGAATTTGGTTTTTATCTCCCATGATTTTGTATATGCTCTTGGGTTTGGTTTAATGGATTTCTTGGGATTCTTCTAGCAGGCATTGCGTTGGTAGTGTCAATCTAATTAGAATCAGGTTCATTTTTTCCTATTCTTTTGATCCCCTCTTGtttgtcttaaaaaaaaaaattaaatttgaacgaAAAAAATGTTCGTATCAAATTAGAACCGAATCATTTCTTATCAAATTAAGTTGAGGTTAAACATTATTACAACTATCATAATTTTTGTCAAAGATCATCATCATTACTTTTATCACCATAAGTTTATCATCATCATTGTCATCTTGGCACCCCGCAGCCCATTATCACCCTCATCAATCATCATTAAACATACGTGAATTAGAAAGTAGGGCTAGAAGTGATTTGTGTGGTTTGgatttaatattttgtgttgGAAATAATTCAAGTCTCACATCGGCTAAAAGTAATTCCACATTAGAATGTATAAATGAGGGGCAACCCTCACCCCTTGagttagcttttggggttgagttagactTCTCACAttatacattctaagatggtatcaaaGCTAATTTTGATCCTGGGACCACGAGGAGGAAGGTGAAGACAACGAGGAGGATGAGAACAACTTGTAACACAAATATTaacttcaagtttttttttttgagagattGATGTAGTTACACACTAAAGAGATTAGTGTTACAAGTTGTTCTCATCCTCCTCGTTgtcttcaccttcctctagatGTATTATATGGATTtcaatcctttaaaaaaaatttaattatatggatTACAAATCCGTATATATTATATGGATTTCAATCACAAAAATGGAATCACTGTTATCCTGAAAACAACTAAGACCAAGGGTGAGAAGAAAACGCAGCAAAATGAAGAAGAGACGCAGCAGCGAATGGTGAGGGAGCAGAGAAGAgggagagtttttttttaaatttttaagtaaagAATATTTTTACCATTTCATTTAAAATGTTGGATGCACCAATAATTTTGCTGGATGAAAAAGACTCCCTCCAATTGAATTGTCACCCCTAGTGTTAGGTCACTCTAGTCTCTAGTTGAataaacactatttttttaaccTCCCTGAGTAGCAAAACGAAACTAAAACTTGTatccttttaagttttaacaaactttatttgaagGCATAGGAAAATGCATTTGGATGAGTactagaaaaaagaaatagtatTCCAGACGTAATTTTGGGTAGACCCGTGCTTACCATTTGAGATCTTAGACACCCAAATCAACATTCTTAGCCCCATTTCACCTAAAACATGCGGAGAAGTTTTTAGCCTCTAACGCTTTCTAGCCCAAAGGATCCATTTATAAATGCTAGAAACAGAAGCCATTCATAACTTTCATTAGACAACACTTTAAAGATTCAGTTTTGTTTGCCACAACGTATtacaaaagtaaattttttttattatccgtAAAAATAAACAACGTCAGGAAATTGACCTCACGTGTCCTGCTCAACGATCCCCTTGACTTACAGAAGTGCATTTAAACATACAAaagcaacaaataaataataaaaaataattaatgaaagaagAACAAACATAATTCaccaagaataaaatttaatggcAATTAGTAAGAAAAGCCATCAAATGTACATTTATTCGATTTCTCACTCTTCTATCATCCGAAAGGTTTCTATACACTTTTTCAAGTGTAGAGAATCCCCcgctaaatatttttttatacattaaaaaaatcaataaaacataagtctaaaaaaatttaaaacagtgAGATGGTGACTGCATTCCCATCCTCTTAGAATATAGGAAACTCCCCATGCCGGCTCAGAaggaaacaaatgaaaaaagaaaaataaaaagttacccTAACGAATTTATGAGGtctttaaaattgaaaactagCCAATCAGCTTTTGCAGCAACAGATTCTCGAAGTTGAACACCCGCATAGCAAACGAACATGTCAGCACCACCTGGTTTACGAGCCTATACGAGGGTGATAAAAAGCATATAAATTACTATCACACATGGATACgttataagaaaaaaactaacaaaccaATAACTAAAGGGAGAGGTGATGAGTTCGAATTTCTCCcaaactaacaaactaataaataactaatatttgccgataaaaacaaaaaaaacaaaactaacaatgACAGCATTACTTTTGGTCTTTTGTGTGTGAGATctaaaatttgttttgtttagtaGGACAATGCACAAAGAAGCAAAAGAAATtatcttaatattattaaaaggttTTGGATATCAGTggttttatattaaaacaataaaaacaagtcTAATCATAAAATTACAAGGAAATTTGCAGAGGATTTTTCTTACCTCAAAATCAGTTGCACCATCCCCCACCATAGTTAAAGTTTTGAAACCATTAGCCTGAAAATCAGTTTGATCAGCTTTACAAGCAATGCAAgtagttaaaaaaacaaaactcaacAAGAGGGCTGAACCTTCTTGATTTGTTGGACAGCAACAGCTTTTCCTCCACTCCTTGAAGTAGGCTCATTTTTATCGAACCCCAGAAACTCTCCAGAGCTTCCAAAAAGTAGTTGATTGGCAAAAATATTCTCTTGTGGAATCCCAAGTATTGATGCAACAGGCTAAGTAAGAAGCGTCCAAGTAGTTAGAAAACTAAAGTACTTAATCCATCATCCTTTATACATAGAACATATCAAATGTCAAAAGAACTGCAAAAAATTCTTAATGTCATGACAAATTTAAGCTATGAAAAGCATTTGCATGAGAAGGGCATTGGAAGAGACACACTGCTAACTATATTCATTGCATTTCAAAACAGACTTGCAGGATGGGTTAAGGGCAATGGAAGAGGCCCTGATCAAAATTCCAATATCAGATATgatctccccccccccctcccctccCTCCCTGAAACACAATTCAAACTTCATCAAGCCTCTCATATTCATTCcacattcaaaattaaaatatgtattttgcaaGAGATATGTTTAGGGTTTAGCATCGCGCTAATCTTAATAAAGATTATGGGCATGCAAAGACTGTATGTACTAGTTCTGAAATATTTTCAATGGCAGTGTGCAATACAGATTAAAAAGTCTATCCAAATTCACAATATGTCAGTAACTATTGATTTCCTCCCGAGCCcaaaatgaatcagaaaaaccattaattacaaatattctcTGTACATTGATCATTTGACGGAAGCCACCAGAGATCAGATAAACAACTATGCCATTAGCCTTCAACTTCTGGACTAACTCTTCAATGCCAGGGGAAAGCCTGCATATTAAGATAAGAAGtagaatcataaaattattcCAAACCTGTCTGAACTAAGCATGACAAGATACTCATTGGAGAAATAAAGATTAGAAGGtgtgaagagaaagaaaataaacattcaaGCTTTGGTGATTCAAATACCAACCCTTTGTCTTATCAAAGTTTAAGCTGGTCTTAACTAGGGATAAGTCAATAAATCTTTGTCGTAGAGTCTCATTTCTCTACACCACTTTCAATTTATTAAGTGTAGAGTGTTGTTCCTTTCTATAATGGAAGTATGATTTAATAACAATTAGAATTataatttgaatagaaatgaaTATAACTTCTGGCTTTAGAAACCATGCAGCATCTTTTTGTTAGtggtcaaaagaaaatatatcttaaaaCTTGCATTAAATATACACTAGGTAGGGAAAAACATATATCTTTTTCAGAAATTTGGTTGCTGCTAGAACGTGCTCACAAGGTTTGTGGCAACATGGGCATCCTAGGGGAGAGTAACCATTTTTTAATCTGTCAATCTAACCTTGCACTTTATCCTCTTATTTTTCTGCTGCTTCAGACATGAATGGATACCCCAAACAGGTGCAGAAAACTGCGTTTGATAGTCAATGGTAGAGCATAGAATAAAACTGATAAGAACCTTGGGAGGACCATACCACAAAAGCTAGCTATTGTAGTTGGAGAGCCCAAGACCTTATAAACCCCACATTGGAATCCCATACTATCAATGTGGGACTCAAGTCCCATacctaacaaaaactaacatacaaaaggaaaaatactACAACAAGAGCAACAgaagccttatcccactaggttaggtttggctacatggatcaattTGCCAGAATTTTTTTGCCAGGATTAATTTGCACTGCTATTGACTCTTGGATATACAAGTACGCATCAccacttttgttttatttaacaaCCAATATTTGAATCTTGGTAAATTCTGACCGAAATCTGTCAATTTTTTTCTGACATGTAGCGTCACTCAATACAAGAATGCTCAAAATAAATCCCTTCAATGCAGTCAAATTAAAAGCCTAAAAGTGCAAACTGGTGTTATAAAGCTCTTGTCATGGTGGATCTCATGTCTTGGGAAGCATCAGACCTAGGGATGGAACTAGGCATAAGGTTACAGGGGCAGTTGTGCCCCCTAAAGAACAAAGCCTCTTCCCACAAGAAGTcatttataattaagaaaagaaagctTGCCCCCTTTCATATTCATTCCTAAGCCACTGTGACTAGAATGTTGCTGTATATTTATACTCTAATAAGATTGTTACAGAGTTAGACCTTTTCCCACAAAtctatacaaaaaatatatggatgCACGTGTACATAACAATCAAAATCCCAATGATTTTGTCATTAGTTCATTCTTTCAATTCAagatttacaattaaaattaggaaaataattttagtgTGTTGGTGATCAAATGAAAGTGTTATTCATAGAACAAAACAATCATAGAATACCATGTgttaaatttacttttatacgatacatgatattttattttcattagattaaattttaaataagcattgatagtaaaaattagtctttttattttatttacttttttaaattttcgtCCCCCTTACTAATTTTTTCTAGTTTCATCCCGGAAATTCAGACCCATAACAGGTCTATCGTAGGCAGCCTTACATTTGCAAGAGGCTAATTCCACAACTAGAACCTGTGACCTCCCAGTCACATGGAATAAAATCTAACCATCACACCATGTGTTAAACCAAAATGCCTAAGGCAAGAATAATTGGGGATTTCACAAGTAATTGTCTAGGCACTGTTTTGCATTTAAAAGCATACTCAAAAGCAAAATACTGATACATTAATCAATCAAGTTCATTGCTCATCAACACATCAAATTTGCTCAAGCCAACAAACACTGAAAAATCCTAACAAAACAATTCAGTCTCTCTCAGTCATACTCATACCTTGGTGGCTTTTGTTCAAGAAAATTCTGAAGCTGGGACAAAGAGGGATTGAACAAAGACAGCCTAGCAGCCAAGGCTTCCTCAAACGGAACAGA encodes the following:
- the LOC100789869 gene encoding phosphoserine phosphatase, chloroplastic, coding for MEGLVSSGINTVRVFSITNHQSRFLPSSTLHLRNNSLCGFGIGVEKKNKQCSVVAASVGGSKVGHFENTLPSKEVLELWRNGDAVCFDVDSTVCLDEGIDELAEFCGAGKAVAEWTARAMGGSVPFEEALAARLSLFNPSLSQLQNFLEQKPPRLSPGIEELVQKLKANGIVVYLISGGFRQMINPVASILGIPQENIFANQLLFGSSGEFLGFDKNEPTSRSGGKAVAVQQIKKANGFKTLTMVGDGATDFEARKPGGADMFVCYAGVQLRESVAAKADWLVFNFKDLINSLG